In the Anastrepha obliqua isolate idAnaObli1 chromosome 1, idAnaObli1_1.0, whole genome shotgun sequence genome, one interval contains:
- the LOC129252241 gene encoding uncharacterized protein LOC129252241 — translation MSLEEVKQQRLLTRKNMSRIRTIVETSESKTGKILSPIELKCRLGILDSYFKQGLGYQTQIEKLDPEDNGRGDLEDLYVTIRSNIQMQLGEDEHNSTFRESTAAIPVSHSKIPVLKLPVFCGRYSEYKNFIASFMHVIGNESSLSNIEKFNHLLNCLQGQALETVKAFQITSENYSKALDRLKSRYDNSTLIFMETIKSLFELPSAAKGGASQLQSLVDNVSALYSSLLSIGSDKNISHLLLIHLVMDKVDEETQRKWKESLDFTSLPSWEQCAKVLERRCQFLESASGSLSFGDSGKSSYKQENRNKPPRKGYSFSCTNRSCALCSNSDHLIGSCSRFKQMEIADRFNEVKRLGLCLNCLSNKHQLAHCSSAFRCKHCARSHHSLLHRAPTSNKMQSVSLPTSSLEQPTQPVSTAAAHTHQEKSPQDQVILATAVVLIRDASGCFQLGRALLDSCSQVNFITEEFSRKLRLPRERHHAEIQSIGDSVTNIKHKTSATVKSRMCDYETPLSFHVTSQIAYQPEAEFNITSWNLPANIELADENFFKPTRVDLLIGTEIFFDILSIGQIKLAPGLPSLQKTLLGWVVSGRYQRPIENSSSICLLSVEESVDANLQRLWKLDEPSKADMWTTEQRNCEQSYMQTVQRNIEGRVVVKLPFKEAPHCLGQSYATALRRFIAQERRIMRCPDLHQRYIAFMEKYSRLGHMSIVENVNFDNPHYYVPHHYVLKPTSTTTKLRVVFDASCKSTTQRSLNDILAVGPTLQNDLYILLLRFRLYRYTLTAHIVKMYRQILVDKNDRKFQYILWRSTPHDEIRTYQLNTVTYGTASAPYLAVQSLNYIADAYESEYALGASTIKTSFYVDDLLCGADTLAELSRIKYEVTEILRRGCFPLAKWHSNHHKFREDDTMKDLNIDESFTTSTLGIKWDQIRDIFLFSFQSKQPVNGRGTKRSILSIASALFDPLGLLAPVIITAKIILQEIWLLKLNWDESVPQNLQTAWERFLEDIAHLSTLSVPRYSGSTNQNSLQIHGFCDSSIRAYGCAIYLRSKSTKGKPTVTLLTAKSRVAPIKKQSLPKLELCGALLLARLLAKIKPLFNANTTVFLWTDSQIVLHWLELHSATLSTFVGNRVSEIQDLTADASWRHVPTKCNPADIVSRGCTALELNNSIWFSGPSFLQLEPENWPSNQRGQLDMEEVSREKHSWWFSSTTSWWAS, via the exons ATGTCGCTGGAAGAAGTCAAGCAGCAGCGCTTACTAACCCGGAAAAACATGTCCCGCATAAGGACAATAGTGGAGACAAGCGAAAgtaaaactggaaaaatacttTCGCCCATCGAACTCAAGTGTCGACTCGGAATTTTAGATTCCTATTTTAAGCAGGGGTTGGGCTATCAAACGCAAATCGAGAAGCTCGATCCAGAAGACAATGGTCGGGGTGACCTGGAAGACCTCTACGTCACCATCCGTTCAAACATCCAAATGCAGCTCGGTGAAGATGAACACAACTCAACGTTCCGTGAATCAACAGCAGCAATTCCTGTTTCGCATTCAAAAATACCAGTATTAAAATTACCCGTATTCTGTGGAAGGTActcagaatataaaaatttcatcgcATCATTCATGCACGTCATCGGAAATGAGTCATCGCTGTCTAATATTGAGAAGTTCAACCATCTCCTCAATTGTTTACAAGGACAGGCCTTGGAGACTGTGAAGGCGTTCCAAATCACCAGCGAGAACTACTCAAAGGCATTAGACAGATTAAAGTCCCGTTACGACAATAGCACGCTCATCTTCATGGAAACCATCAAGTCGTTATTCGAGCTGCCTTCTGCTGCAAAAGGTGGTGCTTCTCAGTTACAAAGTTTGGTCGACAACGTGTCTGCACTTTATAGTTCGCTGTTGTCAATCGGCTCTGATAAAAACATTTCGCATTTACTGCTCATTCACCTTGTAATGGACAAGGTTGATGAAGAAACGCAAAGAAAGTGGAAGGAGTCGTTAGACTTCACATCGCTACCATCTTGGGAACAGTGCGCAAAGGTTCTTGAACGACGCTGCCAGTTTTTAGAGTCAGCATCGGGCTCCCTCTCGTTTGGTGATTCTGGAAAATCCAGCTACAAACAGGAAAACAGGAACAAGCCGCCACGTAAGGGTTATTCGTTTTCATGTACAAATCGCTCTTGCGCATTATGTTCTAATTCAGATCACTTGATTGGCAGTTGCTCTCGCTTCAAGCAAATGGAGATTGCTGACCGCTTCAACGAGGTTAAAAGGTTAGGTCTGTGCCTAAATTGTTTGTCTAATAAACACCAACTAGCACATTGCTCGTCCGCATTCAGATGTAAACATTGTGCTCGTTCTCATCACAGCCTACTTCATCGTGCTCCTACTtcaaacaaaatgcagtcagtATCGCTTCCTACATCATCACTTGAGCAACCAACGCAACCTGTAAGTACTGCAGCTGCGCACACACATCAAGAAAAATCGCCACAAGACCAAGTCATACTAGCAACTGCAGTGGTACTCATCCGAGATGCGTCTGGCTGTTTTCAGTTGGGTAGAGCGCTACTCGACTCCTGCTCccaagtaaattttattaccgAGGAGTTTTCCCGAAAATTACGCCTCCCAAGGGAAAGGCACCACGCTGAAATCCAGAGCATTGGGGACTCGGTAACAAACATCAAACACAAGACATCAGCCACTGTCAAATCTCGAATGTGTGACTATGAGACACCATTATCGTTCCATGTTACCTCGCAGATCGCTTATCAGCCAGAGGCTGAATTTAATATCACATCTTGGAACTTGCCGGCTAACATTGAACTCGCCGACGAAAATTTCTTCAAGCCAACACGTGTAGACCTACTCATCGGCACAGAAATCTTTTTCGACATCCTGTCTATTGGGCAAATAAAGTTAGCACCTGGGTTACCGTCACTACAGAAGACTTTATTAGGTTGGGTCGTCTCTGGCCGATATCAACGACCTATAGAGAATTCGTCATCAATTTGCCTACTGTCAGTTGAGGAATCAGTGGATGCCAATTTGCAACGCCTCTGGAAGCTGGATGAACCATCAAAGGCAGACATGTGGACCACTGAGCAAAGGAATTGTGAACAAAGTTACATGCAAACCGTGCAGAGAAACatagaggggagagttgttgtCAAGCTACCGTTTAAAGAGGCCCCTCATTGTCTTGGCCAGTCGTACGCAACTGCACTTCGAAGATTTATTGCTCAGGAGCGGCGTATAATGCGCTGTCCTGACCTTCACCAACGATACATCGCATTTATGGAAAAGTATTCCCGCCTTGGGCATATGAGCATCGTTGAAAATGTAAATTTCGATAATCCACATTACTATGTGCCTCATCATTACGTCCTGAAGCCAACTAGCACAACAACTAAACTCAGGGTAGTATTCGACGCCTCCTGCAAGAGTACAACCCAAAGATCGCTCAACGATATTCTTGCTGTGGGTCCTACTCTGCAGAACGATCTATACATCTTGCTACTACGGTTTCGATTATATCGTTACACACTTACTGCTCATATCGTAAAGATGTATAGGCAAATTTTGGTGGATAAAAACGATCGCAAATTCCAATACATCTTATGGAGAAGTACGCCCCACGATGAAATACGCACTTACCAGTTAAACACGGTAACATATGGTACGGCGTCCGCTCCTTATCTCGCTGTACAGAGCCTAAACTACATTGCTGATGCATACGAATCGGAGTATGCGCTCGGTGCCAGCACAATTAAAACGTCATTCTACGTTGATGATCTTTTATGCGGTGCCGATACCCTGGCAGAGCTATCGCGAATCAAATACGAAGTCACGGAGATACTGAGGCGTGGTTGTTTCCCCTTGGCGAAGTGGCATTCAAACCACCATAAATTTCGAGAAGATGACACCATGAAAGATTTAAATATCGACGAAAGTTTTACAACGAGTACTTTAGGTATAAAATGGGATCAAATACgagatattttcttattttcttttcagtCGAAACAACCTGTGAATGGACGTGGAACTAAGAGATCAATCTTATCTATTGCATCAGCGCTTTTCGATCCTTTGGGACTTCTCGCTCCGGTTATTATTACTGCAAAGATCATATTACAAGAAATATGGCTTTTGAAGCTGAATTGGGACGAGTCGGTGCCGCAGAACCTACAAACGGCATGGGAACGATTTCTCGAGGACATCGCTCATCTGAGTACGCTCTCAGTTCCAAGGTATTCTGGATCAACAAATCAAAACTCTTTACAAATTCATGGGTTTTGTGACTCGTCAATTCGAGCCTATGGCTGTGCTATTTATCTTCGCTCGAAATCAACAAAAGGTAAACCTACTGTCACCCTTTTGACTGCCAAGTCGCGTGTAGCTCCAATTAAGAAGCAATCGTTACCTAAACTCGAGTTGTGTGGCGCCTTGCTGTTGGCACGtctactagcaaaaataaaaccTCTATTCAACGCCAACACCACTGTGTTTCTGTGGACTGATTCACAAATTGTGCTACATTGGCTTGAACTGCACTCAGCTACCCTATCAACATTCGTCGGTAATCGAGTGTCAGAGATTCAAGATCTCACAGCAGATGCAAGTTGGCGGCATGTCCCAACAAAGTGCAACCCAGCTGATATCGTGTCACGAGGCTGTACTGCACTTGAACTAAAcaattcaatttggttttcagGACCATCATTCTTACAACTTGAACCCGAAAACTGGCCCAGCAATCAACGTGGCCAACTCGATATGGAAGAAGTTTCTCGAGAAAAAC ATTCATGGTGGTTTTCGTCTACTACTAGTTGGTGGGCGTCTTGA